AAAGGGTAAAAACAATACTATCAAAAGTATATTTGGTTTGGACATCAATTACCATTTCAGTAACATCAAAGCGTGTTATCTTCTTTACAGGACTGCGTTCACGATCATTATGTGCTGCATTAGCAAAAGATGTGAAGTCATGGATGCCAACAAAGTGTTTTGCAGCCTGTCGCATGGCATGCGGATTAAGTTTGTAAGCACTATGATAAGCATAAAAATTATGAAAGGGATCCATGATTGCTTCATTATAGATCTTGTAGTGATAGATTTTGCTTTTTGTGGATGTACGAGCATGGAAATCAGGACGTGCAGCACTGATTTCCCTTACTCGAATCTCAGGAGGAAGAAGTCCATTGATTGCAGAATGAATGCTATCGAGGCAATCATAAGCAAAGGGTGTAGTGAAATGTGCCACCTGAAAAAGACAAATATTATTTGTTATCCCTGACAGTTCACTAAAAATCATAGTGACATTCAGCAGTGTTGGATACACAAGCCGGGTGATAAATGTTCAGGTAAGCCATAGCACATTTATTGAACCTGACCCCATGCATGAACACCTGTATCTGTCCTGCCTGCACCAACCAAGCATAGCTTCTTCCGATCCAGCTTAGTTATGCGTATCAGAGCATTCTCTAAAAAGCATTGTATGGTTGGACATGATGGCTGATACTGCCAACCTGAAATATAATACGGAGAATAATGaaatttcaaaattatataattcTCATGAAAACCTTGATGATGTTCTGTAGGAAAAAAAAGGACAGTGTTCTACTTAATTTTTCTCAGCAAGTTTTTTTTAATGTTTGGATGCACATATGCAAGCACATTGATGACATTTTAGCATTCAAAAGGTTAAGAGACTTCCCAGGGTCACTGAACCATCAGGACtcatcattttttcttttcacGAATGTGTAGGAGGCTGTGTGTCATTTcattgagaagaagagaaataaatgtacaagagaaaaaggaaaaaaactcaatgcacccaaaacactcTAAACACTTGCTACCACACAAACAGAGGAACAAACTgtgctaagagcatctccaagagtgtcTAAAAATAGAGTCTGAAAAACTGGTTTTAGGACCTTGCCAAAAACTATTgggagtaaaaaaaaaaaaccacccAGCCAACAGTTCCAAAAAACTAGCCCAAAAAAGTTTTAAATAGATCAGATTTTTGCAGAGCACGAGTGAATATACATGGATGAAACATACCAATATACTAACCTTGCTGTGCATACTAGTATTTTCACTACTATTAACTTATTTAGATTACATACAGCTGTTAAATTGATACTTCTCTAGGCATGTTCAGTTGAGAATTCTAGTTCGTGTATTTCACTTATTTTCAATTTTAGTTTGAGATTTAGATTACAGAATGTGGGAAAAACGCACAGAGAGCTTGAGCCGCTGTTCCTATGAGTATCCGTGTTCATATGGAGAAAGAAGTCATTTTTTCATTAGTTACTTCAATTACTTGGCgacattttaaatttttttacataGAGTTTTCAGTCATCAAACAGATGcttctttctttttgtttctgcaGTATGTGATCAAAAGTGTGCGACAATTAGAGCACCTTGGCCATCTGTCAGCACTTCTAATTGATCAAAATGTGCTCTTGGTATCTCTAAGGTTGCAATAAGTGCATACCGTGCTGCTTCATAATCAACTACTAAATTTGGCCTTTCAGTATCTGAGTTGATTGATTATTTGAGCTGCTGTCATTGCCCTTTTCTAATTGTCTAAATATTCCTCCAAGAAAGTTTGTAAGTCTGGTATAATGACCAAGTTGGCAAGTGTTAGGCAGGCCTAACTATATGATATGTCTAGTGTATTACTGATTACCAATTGTCTCAATATCAATACTCGTACAGTATCTTATTATGTATGGGCCACATTGTTATGATTGTTTTTAACCACAACGAATCaggatttatatttttcttaCTACACTAATTTGTCTACAAACAAAACTACATAAGGCATTAATCCTCTCAGGTTGGAGGGGAGGGATCAATGAAGCCTTCCTTGGTTGTCACCATCATTAAGCATAAGGCCGAAAGAGTAGGTAATATTCTAAATCATCATAACTCGAACAGATAATACTCCAaatcatgataaatcattttgACATACTAACAAGGAAGAATAGATATTGTCACTTGGCATTTTTCAGGTATAAATATCAGATACAATAAGGATTGCCTAGTGTTGAGGACTTGAGGTGTGATCACGGTCCCAAATAGCACAGCCGTAGAATACAAGGAAAATTAAATGGGCATAGTGTTAAAAAGAAATTAAATGGGCCTACAGATAGATAATAGCATAACTACCGCAAACCTGAAAACAACATTTACCTGACCACCTCTCAGCTTGATATCCAAACATTTAATGTACAACATATTTATCTACAAAGTACAATCAGCATACTTGCATCAACAAGGCCGAATGTGAAACTTAAAACTTTCTCTGAGATGCCTCGGAATAGTACCAAAACGATACCACAAAGCCTTAAAACGGTAACAAGAAGATACCGAATCCACGAATCTAAGGCAAAGCGCAGATGCTAGGCTCGAAATAAAGCGAACCTTTGAACTTTGTCCCGTCATAGGCGATCACCATCCTCCACTTGTGCATATTCTCCGGCGGTGCTGTGTCAACTTCGTCCACCTCCTGCTCCGGCACATGAAACGAAAGCCAACCTACATCCGCAGGCTGCTACCCCGCCCGTCCAAGGGAGACAACAGGAAATCATTTGAAGCGAGATGAGAAAGGAGGGGCGGGGGACTAGAGTGGAAGCCGGAGGGCTTTACCGAGGTATTTCCGCCGCAAGCCGTGGCGGAGGCGTGGCAACGAAGAGCAGCGAAGCGGAGGGATGATACGCCCAACATATCCACTCCACTCCTCAATTCATCGCAGGGAAGCGAGCCGAAGCGACCGCCCCAGAAATGCTCCACGGAAATCCGATGGGCTAGCGGGGCCGGCCGGCTAGACCAAAGCTACACAGGCCATAGAAGGCGATGGAGCGCGGGGTTGACGTCGGCGAGGGTAGGGTCGTAGTGACTCGTGAGGCGGCGCTTGGGAAGGAACGGGGGTggggggaaggcggcggcgctggggaagGAACGGATAGGGCCAATACCAATCCAAAatgtctttttaaaaaaaaaaaaaacttaccaATCCAAAATGTCACCAAGCCATTccatggttttttttttcattttcgcATGCATTTTTCGGCTTGCATGTCTCTCCTCGCTTGTAGCGCTTGTGATTCTAGATTTATGGTTAGCCAAACTTTCTTTGGTAGATGAAATTGTATTAATATTGTTGGGGATTGCCCCTGCGAAGGTGGCACTCCCGTCTGCGGTCAAAACTTATAATGCAGACGATTCTATTCTTTGTGAATGGCAGGATAAAAAGAAAGAGGAACATTCGGATTGATGATCCAAAGGTTGGAAGGGAGAAGCTTCGCCTCACACTCAATGCCCGCAGGCGAACTGGGGAGCTGGCGGGAGGAACCCTCGGACAGTGATCCGAAGGTCCGAAGCCGAAGTCTTTCCTCGCTCTAAAGACCACCAGGGGTACATGGACCGAAGCTCAGGGCCGAAGGTCCGGAAGAAAACCCCGTGGGACATGTGATTGGGTTTTGAGTGTTAAATCGGACATTCCAACCTAGAGAAATTACTAAATACCCTGTTGTAATCTCTGAACATCAGGAAATTACGGAGGGGCTTTTTGGGAAAGGTGTAATAAGGtagggggtataaatagccctctACCGCGACACTACAAACGTTTGAATTTTTCTGGAATTATAGTATATTTATGATTGTGCCATTGTTTCCATTGTTCTCCACCTTCAGTTCACCTATTGTCATTTCATCTCCTCTGTTTGGCGATCACCAACCAGATCCCAACAGACGCGTCTACCCGTGTTTTCAGCTCGAAAACTAACTCACGATGGCTCCAGCAAAGAAAAAAGCCGCAAACTCAGGGACCTCGAACGCCGAAAGTCTCGACCTCCATGATGTTGTTTTGGAACCACGACAACTGAACCAATCCTCGCTCAGCTGGTTGAGCAGGAGAAGCGTGCCAAGGCCCAATGCGCTCTCCAAGACAAGAAAAGCAACAGCAGCTCAAGGCAACCCTGAGGAATTCGAAGAGGACTAGCTTGAGCAAGTACAGCATGACGAAGCATGACGAGTATACAGAAGTAGCTCTCAAGCTTCGAGGTCTGGAAAAGCAAAAGGCTCAACTCACTGCTCAACACGCCACAAAGCAAAGAGCAGCAACCCAAGCCCAGAAATTGGTCGATGCCAAACGTAAACTTGCATAAATGCAAGCAGAAGTTGAAAAACATCAGGAAGCATGTGAGGCTACGCAAGCGCCTCAACAACCACCGCTACACCAATCCCGCCCAGAAACTTCCCGCTACACCGAAGCTCACGACCTTGGGCAAACAAACCACACCCACAGAGATCAGAGATCAGGATCACCACCACTACCAACTAAACCCCCCGTTTGACCCAACTTCCCCACTTTCAGTTGCCCTAGATTGCACCACCTGGCCCTATAGCTACAAAACACATTCAACTCCCAAAATATGATGGACCAGTTGACCCCACTCAATTCATCATGACCTATGAAGCCACAATTGCCTCAGCTGTGGAGATGATCCCATAATGGAAAAACCCTTCGTCATGGCATTCAAAGATCCAGTTGCAACCTGGTACTCATACATCCAGCCGCTCTATCAGTACAGAGCGGGGTACAGCTCAAAGACAGGCTTTAGCAAGATTTCCaagtcttcaaaaaaaaatggcagTAATTCCGTGTAACAATTACATTGCATACAAATGGACAGAGAGCTGTTATCTAAATACCTTCGAAGGTTCGTGCAAAAAAAGGCACAAACCCCAAACTTCTCTGAGAGTGCAGCAACAGAAAAGTTCATTGATGGCCTTCTCCCAAGTCAATTGGCCTCCCATCTCTCGAGAGAACCACCAAGAATATGCAAAATCCGATATAGACTACAAGAGGCGAGTGGAACAAAGAAAGCTGATGAGGCAGCAGCAAAGATGGCAACAAGGCACTCAAAGCAACACAAATCAACAACATCAGTACATATTCCCTGTGCAACCTTCGCAGAACCCAGAACGAGGGCAAGTATTGACTTAGAAGATGTAATCCTGtcgacgcaaaaatcaacacactggaattcgagggcaagtgttcgccaagctccgaaaagtcaaccaagtgtgccagtcaatttgacctgtaattgacaaaGGATAAAcaaaagtcaaattcgagagcatattggctgggattccgaatatctctcacataAGCGTATCGGCAAACTCTGCAGATAAGGAAagtgacaaaaagatatttaatGCGAGTGCGAGCTAAACAAGCGCGTCGGCGGAATCGGTCGATGCGAAAAACAATAAAATCAGCTTGGGATAGCCGATTGCACATGtgaaacaagatctaagctatgaatgtgtaacttagaagATGTAGcttgaaacagatctaaaccagcTTTTATGATAATGAGATGTTATTACAAATTCTAAAGCCAATCTAATATGCTTCTAAGCggatagatgtgataatggccaaacatataggaaaaacctacaaatctagccgatatcgataaattgtgaataaatctagacgagaaaacaaCGATgtgcccgagatcaaagcctagataaactcgataacttttgaatagatttgaacgaagctacAGCGATgtgcccggtagctaaagctcagatatactcggtaaaacgaagactcaccagcaaatcaagtcgctcgaatgtgagacgtccttgatcaacttgaaagaactcgccgaaaagaaaatagcgaagtcgccgacaagaaagtaaattgcaaagaAATTGTAAtgggtttgttgtattggatgtgtatcaagtttttccggtcctgTACAATTGATATATATAGGCTaacgctatcaagtcctagccgattatggcAAACACATTACTTGACAAAAAAGTAAAGACTTTCTAAAACAATCTATACTAAAGATTACAACTGAATCATCAGAATCCTTGTAAAGTTCGGgcttccttcctcctctctgaCTCATCGGCAACTCCCATCGGCCGATCACCAAAATGCATGGACCAACATCTTCACGGAATATCCTTCTGGTCCGTCGGTTGCATTCAAATCGGCAAACCTTGGTACTGTGCAtgctttgttttcttctaaATCGGCAACCTTTCCTTCACAatatcaccttccttgacatgtgtcaaaaaacggtgtcaacacatgcccccagtttcggagtaatttatttgttgctCCCAAACTATTTCGATCCATGATTACTTTTTTGTACCAATGTTCCAATCAGCATTTAGAGCAATTCCTCGTATCTTGTGCACACGGCATGCTTCAGTACAGCCAGataaaactcttctttgcctTTGGTCTTTTGCTTCCCATCCGCACAAACCCAACGCGACGATTCATTTTCCGTCTTTTCACCCGGTTCATCTCTTCGGTTTAACCCATAAATAACACCCTTTGGCTTGGCATCGGCAACAAGCCTCCATTAGCTACAGCgcctgtaaggatcgatggaccaagagggggggtgaattgggcctttttcaaattctaaaacacaataaagcaaccttaacctatgcaatgctagtaaggcaccaattcaccaaccggataactaaactacctacacaagctaagaaagaggtaacgagaagtaaagcctagcaaggtagagctaagttatgatctctaagtcaagcacatgaataaattgcatgaaagaaaatgcttgaataaagagagtggacaagagacgaccggattttttcccgtggtatcgatgtgttggcacacacccctaatccacgttgtgacactcacaaagagtcttgtcacctcccaagtcaccgagacgagggcgctcactaagagtctccgttcaccatcccggcgtggtggagatcaagccacgtacaatcttcttctccgggctcccacaatccttggcaagctccgcgagaaacacctcgatcaccaagatcgcctaggtgatgccaatcaccaagagtaacaagctagggccttcacttgagtaagaaccgatcaccaagaacggatgcacacaagcttctctctactcaagtccttaatcttgcttcttgattgattggatgaacaagtatgtgaaagatgaagctcaaggtggctcttgactatagtatgagtgtttggatgttgcctggtgtcaagagtggcaaaatgacccattggaggggtatatataggcagctcacacgaatagagccgttggagaaaagctgccagaaaactgtgtagcgccggttaatccgacgtacctccaatagtcagcgtcggtttaaccgatgaatgtaaactgccccttctgaaaactagccgttacaacttgggcagattaaccgacgtatcatcggtttaaccggtgagtgtagttgtcctctgatcaactgaaaaaccaagtctctggacaactgcaccgacgttaactcaaaaccatcgtcggtttaaccggtgagtacaacttcagaaattcctggaaaaaccatctcactggtcaattgtaCCGATGTCTCAATTCAAACATCGtaggtttaaccggtgtatagaaccttgaaacaccctggaaaaaccaactctggactaatgcaccgacgttcaattcaaacgcgtcggtttaaccggtgtattgacttgtccagactctgctg
This window of the Panicum virgatum strain AP13 chromosome 1K, P.virgatum_v5, whole genome shotgun sequence genome carries:
- the LOC120702324 gene encoding tRNA pseudouridine synthase A isoform X2, with amino-acid sequence MLGVSSLRFAALRCHASATACGGNTSPADVGWLSFHVPEQEVDEVDTAPPENMHKWRMVIAYDGTKFKGWQYQPSCPTIQCFLENALIRITKLDRKKLCLVGAGRTDTGVHAWGQVAHFTTPFAYDCLDSIHSAINGLLPPEIRAAKHFVGIHDFTSFANAAHNDRERSPVKKITRFDVTEMGAVLQLEVEGTGFLYRQVRNMVALLLQVGKEALPPDIVPKIIAARDRKELAKVALSAPPHGLYLMSVNYDKEILKAPEGSPPISFGRTHQLSKCKLTFY
- the LOC120702324 gene encoding tRNA pseudouridine synthase A 1 isoform X1 encodes the protein MLGVSSLRFAALRCHASATACGGNTSPADVGWLSFHVPEQEVDEVDTAPPENMHKWRMVIAYDGTKFKGWQYQPSCPTIQCFLENALIRITKLDRKKLCLVGAGRTDTGVHAWGQVAHFTTPFAYDCLDSIHSAINGLLPPEIRVREISAARPDFHARTSTKSKIYHYKIYNEAIMDPFHNFYAYHSAYKLNPHAMRQAAKHFVGIHDFTSFANAAHNDRERSPVKKITRFDVTEMGAVLQLEVEGTGFLYRQVRNMVALLLQVGKEALPPDIVPKIIAARDRKELAKVALSAPPHGLYLMSVNYDKEILKAPEGSPPISFGRTHQLSKCKLTFY